The Jatrophihabitans sp. genomic sequence GCCGCTGCTCCCGAGGTCGCCGCGACGCACTGCGGGCACAGGCCCCAGTAGACGACCTCGGCCTCATCGATGACGTAGCCGTTGTCCTCGAAAGCGGTCAAGCAGGGTGTCGTGCCGGCGGCGCAGTCGACATCGGCGATGGCGCCGCACGCCCGGCACACGGTGTGGTGGTGGTTGTCACCGACCCGCGCCTCGTAGCGGGCCACCGAGCCTGCTGGCTCGATGCGGCGCACCAGGCCGGCGGTGGTCAGTGCCCGCAGCACGTCATAGACCGCCTGGTGGGACACCTCGCCGAAGTCCTTGCGGACGACCCCGATGATCGAGTCGGTGTCGGCGTGCGGATGCTGGTGCACCGCGGTCAGCACCGCCAGTCGCGGCCGGGTCACGCGCAGATCGGCTGCGCGCAACATGCGCTC encodes the following:
- a CDS encoding Fur family transcriptional regulator produces the protein MLSDSDLERMLRAADLRVTRPRLAVLTAVHQHPHADTDSIIGVVRKDFGEVSHQAVYDVLRALTTAGLVRRIEPAGSVARYEARVGDNHHHTVCRACGAIADVDCAAGTTPCLTAFEDNGYVIDEAEVVYWGLCPQCVAATSGAAASDGG